TAGAAATGCTAATTGCCGGTGAAGCTGATGTCATTGCCTATAACCTAACAGTGACCGATGCGCGAAAGAAAATCATTGACTTCAGCGTACCCATGCGCCAATCCCGCCTGCAGCTAGTTACTGGCCCTTCCGGTCCAGATATTAGCGACCCGAGCAAACTTAACGATGTTGAATTAATTGTTCCGCAGGGCTCTGCCAATATAGAAGCTGCGCAACAATTAATTGCCAAATATCCTGATGCGAAACTTTCTGTGCGTGAATTTGTTATTCACGGTAATCGCGATGGTTTGATCGATATGCTCAATATGAAAAATAATCGGGTCGCGATTCTCGAGAACTTTTCTGCGGAGGATTTACGCAACTATAGGGACGACTTACGCCTAGGGGCTTATGTTAGCGAGATGCAGAATATCGCCTGGGGAATGCGCAAAGACACTAAGCGACTCAATTCCACAGTGGATAACTTTATTACTCGCAATCTGGTGAAGGCCCAGGAAGAGCGCATCACCGACTGGAAGGGCATTAAAAAATCTGGTGTTATTCGCTTGCTTACTTATAACGGCCCCACGACCTACTTTATTTGGAAAGGTCTGTTAATGGGTTTTGACTATGAATTGGCGAAAGCCTTCGCAGACAAACACAAACTGCAGCTACAAATTATTGTGGTGCCGTATGAAGAGAGCTTAGCGGACTGGCTCAGGGCCGGACGCGGGGATTTTGCCGGATCGGAACTCAATATCACCTCATCCTATGAGCCAAAAGGGATGGTATTCACCAAGCCCTATGTAGAGTCAGCAGAGCAAATCATAAGTAGCAAAAATAAACCCCCAATCGAAAAAATTCAGGACCTGAGCGGCCGAAAACTCACTCTACGTGCCTACTCTTCTTTTATTGACACAGCTAAAACTCTGCGAGACGCAGGTATTGACGTAGAAGTTCAGGTTGCACCGCCGGATATGTCCCAATCACAAATTTTCTCTTTGATCTCGGACGGTCTAATCGATGCCACCATTTCAAATTCTGGGCGCGCAAAAATTGAGGCTTCAGTACAGCCCAATTTGGTACTAGGTACGTTACTCGGGGACCCCCAGCCCCAAGGCTGGCTGGTTCTACGCCAGAACTGGCATCTACTGAAGAACCTCAATAAATTTATCGAGGGCTATAGAAAAACTGCGAAGTATAAAAAACAGTATGCGGCCTACTTTGAGCCCAACAAACGCTTTATGCAGAGGGTTAGCACCCGAA
The DNA window shown above is from Microbulbifer variabilis and carries:
- a CDS encoding transporter substrate-binding domain-containing protein gives rise to the protein MRCRYKAISPYCWIFLYFFILILALAGCSPKAPEDSEKSGTLQPTASSESSPQANTPTEEKKSPTVIPAKEQQVNYIETGDLKEIKKHGTIRFVNLTGAAENLLPRDGVVSLRHFELGNKLADQLKLEAKWIKAPTPDKAVEMLIAGEADVIAYNLTVTDARKKIIDFSVPMRQSRLQLVTGPSGPDISDPSKLNDVELIVPQGSANIEAAQQLIAKYPDAKLSVREFVIHGNRDGLIDMLNMKNNRVAILENFSAEDLRNYRDDLRLGAYVSEMQNIAWGMRKDTKRLNSTVDNFITRNLVKAQEERITDWKGIKKSGVIRLLTYNGPTTYFIWKGLLMGFDYELAKAFADKHKLQLQIIVVPYEESLADWLRAGRGDFAGSELNITSSYEPKGMVFTKPYVESAEQIISSKNKPPIEKIQDLSGRKLTLRAYSSFIDTAKTLRDAGIDVEVQVAPPDMSQSQIFSLISDGLIDATISNSGRAKIEASVQPNLVLGTLLGDPQPQGWLVLRQNWHLLKNLNKFIEGYRKTAKYKKQYAAYFEPNKRFMQRVSTRIIPGENLSPYDDLVKESAYKYDFDWRMIVAQMWQESNFNPKAVSPVGAQGLMQVMPATAEEMGFPPPLFEPERAIKAGVKYMDWVRDRFNPSLPTVNKLWFTLASYNAGYGHLLDAQRLAKQLGLDPNVWFDNVEVAMLKLAQPQYFKRARYGYVRGSEPVQYVRNISNLYKAYVEMMSDDASVAVPLQKAPGISYCSPLHTPEGVIQQIPNYSAP